The genomic segment GCCTCTCGACCCAGGCGGTCCGCAACTACGAGCGGGACGGGTTCATCCCGGCCGCCGAGCGCACGGACAGCGGTTACCGGATCTACACCGAGGTGCACGCGGCGGCCCTCCGCGCCTTCCTCGCCCTCGTCCCGGCCCACGGCCACTCGGCCGCGGGACAGATCATGCGCGCCCTCCACGCGGACGCCCCCGGCAACGCCCCTGCCGACGCCCTCGACGACGCCCTGACGATCATCGACCGGGGCCACCACCAGTTGCTCCGCGACCGGGAGACCCTCGACGCGGTACGGAGGGCGGTGGATCACCTGATGGCGGAGGCCGGCACCACGCCCGCCACCGACCGGCCAACAGGGGCCAGCCGGTCGACAGGTGACGGCCCGCCAACAGGTCCCGGCCGGTCAACAGGTGCCGACAGACGAACCATCGGCGAACTCGCCCACCGGCTCCAGGTCACTCCGGCGACCCTCCGCACCTGGGAGAACGCCGGCATCCTCACCCCCGCACGCGACCCGCTCACCGGCTACCGCCTCTACCGCGCGACCGACGTCCGGGACGCCGAGCTGGCCCATCTCCTGAGGCGCGGGGGCTACCCCCTGGACCACATCGCCACCGTGGTCCGGCAGATCCGGACGGCCGGCGGCACCGACACCCTCTCCGACGCCCTGGACGACTGGCGGCGCAGGCTGACCGCGCGGGGCCTCGCCATGCTCGACGCGGCCACCCACCTCAGCCACTACGTGAGCCTGCTCGGCAGAGGCCCCTGAGCACGAAGCACCGACCCCTGAGCGTGCAGCGCCGCCCCCCGTGCGCGAAGCGGCGCTCCCCGTGCACGAAGCGCCGGCCCTTGACCGGAAGCGCCGCCGCGTACCGACGCGCACGCGTTGTGGATCTTGAGTGACGTGTTCGTGACAAGTTTCTGAGAGGACTCCGAGAAACCTCTGAGGCGCCTGTGATGACGGTCGTGTTCGCTACTGGTGAGTTGAGTTCTTCGAGTTCTCCGTTCCCCCAGACGACAGAACCGGTGGCCGCCGACGCCGGCGTACAGCAGTAGGAGCGCACACCCATGCGAACTGCAGTCAAGGCATCCCTGAAGAGCACGCTGAAGAAGACCGCACTCGTCGCCGCGTCCACCGCCCTGGCCGTGTCCGGTGCCCTGGCCGGCGCCGGTTCCGCCCAGGCGGCCACCGGGCCGGGCGGCGCGACGAACATCCGGGGCGTGGACCCCGGCAACACCGACTCGATGATCGAGCGGCTCTGCGCCCAGAAGACGAGCATGACGGGCGTGTACGGCGCGCTCAACGTCCGGACCGGCGAGTTCAAGACGCAGGACGAGTACCTGCGGGACGTCTTCGGGCTGTTCGTGCCCGCCGGGGACTGGGAGACCTTCCGCGGCTGGTGCGGCAACGTGCAGGCGTCGACCTGGTCCATCAAGGGCGCCCCCGTCCGCACCTCCCCCTGGATCGGCAACCGGGGGTCGCAGGCCGACAAGGAGACCTTCGTCAGCAGCTACAGCACCAAGACGTTCGCCAAGAAGAGCGTCGGGGCCCAGCTGAGCCTCTCCGTCGCCAAGAGCATCTTCTCCGGCAGTGCGGGCGGCAGCTTCTCGTACGAGTGGGGCTGGGAGAAGACGGCGAGCTTCGAGCGCCGCAGCGAGAAGGCGATCCCGCCGTGCACCCAGATCGCCGTGACCTGGACGCCGTACCAGCGTGTGGTCCGCGTCACCCCGGTCTTCTACGTCGAGGACTACTCCTGGAACAAGGGCAACGGCGAGAAGACCGTCCACACCTGGCGCAACCGCTCCTACCGCACGATCTACTCGCACGGTTACTACATCGACGGCACCTCCGACAAGCTCCTCCCCAACGGCCAGCCCGACGGCCGCGAGGACAAGTGGGAGGAGAAGCTGGACCCGAAGAGCTGCGCCCGCTGAGGCCCGTTCCTCCGGGGAAGCTCCGGGGAAGCCGTAAAAAAGAACTCCCCGCGCCCCTGGTCGCTCTCGCTTCCAGGGGCGCGGGGCTGTGACAGGTGCGGCTCCGCCGCGTGGGCGCCTAGCTGATGACCGTGATCCGGTTGGCCGTCGGCGGCGCGAGCGGGCTCGCGGCCGAGGAGTTGGCCAGCAGGTACTGCTCAAGGGCAGCGAGGTCGTCCCCGCCGACCAGGTCGTTCGTGCCCTGGCCCAGCGTGGTGAAGCCGTCGCCGCCGCCCGCGAGGAAGCTGTTGGTGGCGACGCGGTACGTGGCGGCCGGGTCGATGGCGGCACCGTTGAGCTTGATGCTGTCGACGACGATGCGGGCCGCGCCGGTCTTCGTGAGGTCGAGCGTGTAGGTCAGACCGGACGACGGCAGCAGCACCTTCGGGGTGGCCGCGTTGACGCCGGTGACCTGCTCCTGGAGAACCGAGACGAGCTGGGCGCCCGTGAAGTTCTGCAGGTTGACCGTGTTGGAGAACGGCTGGACGGTGAAGCCCTCGGCGTAGGTCACCACGCCGTCGCCCTCGGTGCCCTTGGCCGCGTAGGTCAGCGGCGCGCGCACACCACCGGGGTTCATCAGCGCGAGGTCGACCTCGGGGTCCAGCGCCTTGCCGTACCAGTACTGCGCGTCGGCGATCAGGTCACCCATCGGGGACTCGGTTCCGGCGTTGGGCACGTCGGCGGATATGTAGCCGATGGCGCGGTTGCCGATCGGGGCGGCGAGGGTGTTCCACCTGCTGATGAGGGCCGTCATGTCGGCGGCCTTCTCGACGTCACGGGTGACCACGTGGTTCGCGGAATCCACGGCCGTGCGCGCGATGTCGCCGGTCTTGCGGTCGTACGTCAGCGTCGTGTCGGTGTAGAGGCGGCCGAAGGACGCGGCCGAGGTGACCATGCGCGGCTTGCCCGCCGGGTCGTTGATCGTGCAGGCGTACGCGGCGTGCGTGTGGCCGGTGACGAGGGCGTCGACCTTCGGCGTGATGTTCTTGGCGATGTCGACGATCGGACCGGAGATGCCGTCACCGGCGCCGGGCGCGTCGCAGTCGTAGTTGTACGACGTGGAGGCGGGGGCACCGCCCTCGTGGATCAGCGCGACGACCGACTTGACGCCCTGGCGCTCCAGCTCCTTGGCGTACTTGTTGATCGTCTTGACCTCGTCCTTGAAGGTGAGGCCCTTGACGCCCTCGGCGGAGACGACACCCGGGGTGTCCTCCAGGGTCACACCGATGAAGCCGACCTTGACGCCGTTCTTCTTCCACACCCAGTAGGGCTTCAGGAGCGGCTTCTTGGTCTTGTTCTCGATGACGTTCGCCGCGAGGTACGGGAAGTCGGCGCCCTTGAACTTCTTGCCCTTGACGTAGCAGCCGGCGGTCGGGTGGCAGCCGCCCTTCTGCAGACGGGCCAGTTCCTTCGCGCCCTCGTCGAACTCGTGGTTGCCGACGCTCGTGACGTCGAGGTCGAGCCCGTTCAGCGCCTCGATGGTGGGCTCGTCGTGGAAGAGGCCCGAGATCAGCGGGGAGGCACCGACCATGTCACCGGCGGCGGCCGTGATCGAGTAGTCGTCGGGGCGGCGGGCGTCGCGCAGGTGCGTGGCGAGGTACTCGACACCACCGGCGTTGATCGTCGTGGTCGTACCGTCCTCGTGCAGCTCGGTCACCCGGCCCGAGGAACCGGCCGGCGGCTCCAGGTTGCCGTGCAGGTCGTTGAACGACAGCAACTGCACGTCCTGGTACCGGCTCGGCTTCTCCTTGCCGGGCTGGTTCGGCTTCGCCTCACCGGCGCTCGCCGGAAGCGCGGCGGCCAGCGCCCCGACGGTCGCCAGGCCGGCCGCGGCGGCGAGGATCCGGTTACGGCGGCTTCTACGGCGGTGCGCTTGGGGTGTGGCTGACATGTGCCCCCCTGGATTCGTGAGAAGTGTGAGAAACGTGAGAACAGGCCCCGTGCGGCCGAAGCCTAGGGTCAACGCGCGTAGCGCGGCAGGGGGTTCATGGTTACGACCTGGTTGCCATCAAGGAGGACTCGCAACGAAGTTGGACATTCAGCGCCCCGGAGAGGCCCGGGGAACCGCGCGATCGACCACATCCGGCCAGTGGCCGTGCGTCAACGGTTTCCAGCCGAGCTCGTAGGCACCCTCCCTCCCCACGACTAACCTCGAACCCATGACCAGCGACGACACCGCCCGGCCCGGCCCAGCCGCAAGCGCAGCCGCCCGCAGTATCGAAACCCGCCTGGAACTCACCCCCGACCAGAAGGCGGCCGTCCTCGCGCTGCTGGACGAGGCCGCCCAGGTCGACGGCCAACAGGCGGTGTCCGAGCAGGGCCGCCTCCAACTGCGCGGCGGCCCCCGCGACGGCGTGCGCCATCTCCTCCTCAGCGCCGGGGACGACCTGGTCGGCTACGCCCAACTGGAGGACAACGACCCCGTCGAGGCCCCCGCCGCCGAACTGGTCGTCCACCCCTCCCACCGGGGCCACGGCCACGGCCGGGCCCTCGGCTCCGCCCTGCTCGCCGAGTCCGGCAAGCGCCTGCGCGTCTGGGCGCACGGCGGCCACTCCGCCGCCCGGCACCTCGCCCAGGTCCTCGGCCTCACCCTCTTCCGCGAACTGCGCCAGATGCGCCGCTCGCTGGCCGATTTCGACCCGCCCGAGCCGGTGCTCCCCGACGGCGTCACCGTCCGCGCCTTCGTCCCCGGCGAGGACGACGCGGCCTGGCTCGCCGCGAACGCGGAGGCCTTCGCCCACCACCCCGAACAGGGCTCCCTCACCCAGCGCGACCTCGACGACCGCATGGCCGAACCCTGGTTCGACCCGGCGGGCTTCTTCCTGGCCGAACGGCAGGGCGGCGAGGGCGGCGCGGGCGGGACCGGCGGCGCCGAACTGATCGGCTTCCACTGGACGAAGGCGCACGCCGATGAACAGCTCGGCGAGGTCTACGTCGTGGGCGTCCGCCCCGGCGCCCAGGGCGGCGGCCTCGGCAAGGCCCTGACCACGATCGGCCTGCGCCACCTCGCGGCCCAGGGCCTGCCCACCGCGATGCTCTACGTCGACGCCGACAACAAGGCGGCGGTGACCGTGTACGAACGCCTCGGCTTCGTGACGTACGAGACGGATCTGATGTACCGCAGCGAAACCTGACACATCCTCACACATCCGCACGTACGCGGAGTTGTCCACAGGCTGGGGGCGGTGTTGTTGACACCGCCCCCTCTCTTGCACCACCCTTTCACTACTCAATTAGTGAAAGGGTGGTTGTCCGAGTGGTCGAGTACCGCATCGACCGGCGCAGCGGTGTCGCCACCTACGTGCAGATCGTCCAGCAGACCAAACAGGCCCTGCGGCTCGGCCTGTTGGAGCCCGGCGACAAACTCCCCACGGCCCGCGAGGTCGTGGAGGCCACCGCGATCAACCCGAACACTGTGCTGAAGGCCTACCGCGAGCTGGAGCGCGAAGGCCTGGTCGAAGCCCGCCGCGGTCTCGGCACGTTCGTACGGAAGTCACTGGGCAGCACGCCCGTCGACTCCCCGCTGCGGGCCGAGCTGGACACCTGGGCCGTACGAGCCAGACAGACCGGGCTCGAACGGGACGACGTGGAGGCGCTCTTCACGTCCGTACTGGACGAACACTTCACACAAGATCAGCGAGACCGGAAAGATCAGGGGGACGAGGCATGACGGGGACCGCGATGAAAGCGGCCGCGCTCGGAAAGAAGTTCGGGTGGCGGCAGGGGAACTGGGCACTGCGTGACTGCACGCTGCGGCTGCCGACGGGGCGGATCTGCGCGCTCGTCGGACCGAACGGCGCGGGCAAGTCGACGCTCCTGGCCCACGCGGCCGGGCTGCTCGTCCCCACCGAGGGCGCCATCAGCGTGCTGGGGACGACCCCGGCGGCGGCCCGCGAACGCATCGCGTACGTCGCCCAGGACAAGCCCCTGTATCCGCAGCTGACCGTCGCCGAGACCCTGCGGCTGGGCCGTGAGCTCAACCCCCGGCGCTGGGACGCGGCCGTCGCCGAGCGGGTGGTGGACGAGGGCGAGCTGAACCGGCACGCGAAGATCCGCTCCCTCTCCGGCGGCCAGCGCACCCGGGTCGCGCTCGCCCTCGCCCTCGGCAAGCGACCCGAACTGCTGCTCCTGGACGAGCCGATGGCCGACCTCGACCCGCTCGCCCGGCACCAGCTGATGGGCACCCTGCTCGCGGACTCCGCCGAGCACGGCACCACTGTTGTCATGTCCTCGCATGTAGTGGCCGAACTGGAGGGTTCCTGCGACCACTTGTTCCTGCTGGGCGCCGGACGTGTTCGGCTCG from the Streptomyces sp. NBC_00310 genome contains:
- a CDS encoding TioE family transcriptional regulator, producing MRPSDLAREHGLSTQAVRNYERDGFIPAAERTDSGYRIYTEVHAAALRAFLALVPAHGHSAAGQIMRALHADAPGNAPADALDDALTIIDRGHHQLLRDRETLDAVRRAVDHLMAEAGTTPATDRPTGASRSTGDGPPTGPGRSTGADRRTIGELAHRLQVTPATLRTWENAGILTPARDPLTGYRLYRATDVRDAELAHLLRRGGYPLDHIATVVRQIRTAGGTDTLSDALDDWRRRLTARGLAMLDAATHLSHYVSLLGRGP
- a CDS encoding GntR family transcriptional regulator encodes the protein MVEYRIDRRSGVATYVQIVQQTKQALRLGLLEPGDKLPTAREVVEATAINPNTVLKAYRELEREGLVEARRGLGTFVRKSLGSTPVDSPLRAELDTWAVRARQTGLERDDVEALFTSVLDEHFTQDQRDRKDQGDEA
- a CDS encoding bifunctional metallophosphatase/5'-nucleotidase, with amino-acid sequence MSATPQAHRRRSRRNRILAAAAGLATVGALAAALPASAGEAKPNQPGKEKPSRYQDVQLLSFNDLHGNLEPPAGSSGRVTELHEDGTTTTINAGGVEYLATHLRDARRPDDYSITAAAGDMVGASPLISGLFHDEPTIEALNGLDLDVTSVGNHEFDEGAKELARLQKGGCHPTAGCYVKGKKFKGADFPYLAANVIENKTKKPLLKPYWVWKKNGVKVGFIGVTLEDTPGVVSAEGVKGLTFKDEVKTINKYAKELERQGVKSVVALIHEGGAPASTSYNYDCDAPGAGDGISGPIVDIAKNITPKVDALVTGHTHAAYACTINDPAGKPRMVTSAASFGRLYTDTTLTYDRKTGDIARTAVDSANHVVTRDVEKAADMTALISRWNTLAAPIGNRAIGYISADVPNAGTESPMGDLIADAQYWYGKALDPEVDLALMNPGGVRAPLTYAAKGTEGDGVVTYAEGFTVQPFSNTVNLQNFTGAQLVSVLQEQVTGVNAATPKVLLPSSGLTYTLDLTKTGAARIVVDSIKLNGAAIDPAATYRVATNSFLAGGGDGFTTLGQGTNDLVGGDDLAALEQYLLANSSAASPLAPPTANRITVIS
- a CDS encoding ABC transporter ATP-binding protein, yielding MTGTAMKAAALGKKFGWRQGNWALRDCTLRLPTGRICALVGPNGAGKSTLLAHAAGLLVPTEGAISVLGTTPAAARERIAYVAQDKPLYPQLTVAETLRLGRELNPRRWDAAVAERVVDEGELNRHAKIRSLSGGQRTRVALALALGKRPELLLLDEPMADLDPLARHQLMGTLLADSAEHGTTVVMSSHVVAELEGSCDHLFLLGAGRVRLAGPLDELLAAHTLVTGPAGDLAPHTVVESRTTGRQLTALIRPQGPIGTGRQTAEPTLEELVLAHLRAPQAPALVIDEGDGDHADGTEAREAAV
- the mshD gene encoding mycothiol synthase, which encodes MTSDDTARPGPAASAAARSIETRLELTPDQKAAVLALLDEAAQVDGQQAVSEQGRLQLRGGPRDGVRHLLLSAGDDLVGYAQLEDNDPVEAPAAELVVHPSHRGHGHGRALGSALLAESGKRLRVWAHGGHSAARHLAQVLGLTLFRELRQMRRSLADFDPPEPVLPDGVTVRAFVPGEDDAAWLAANAEAFAHHPEQGSLTQRDLDDRMAEPWFDPAGFFLAERQGGEGGAGGTGGAELIGFHWTKAHADEQLGEVYVVGVRPGAQGGGLGKALTTIGLRHLAAQGLPTAMLYVDADNKAAVTVYERLGFVTYETDLMYRSET